A stretch of the Vagococcus xieshaowenii genome encodes the following:
- the pepA gene encoding glutamyl aminopeptidase, with amino-acid sequence MEEKTFSLIKELTEVQGTSGFEDDVRALMKKKMTPLVDRIEYDGLGGIFGIKKSKNPEAKTVMVAAHMDEVGFMLTQIMDNGMMRVQPLGGWNPYVVSAQRFTLKTRKGNYPIVSSSVPPHLLRGSNGQSNVQVTDILFDAGFESKEEALEYGVRQGDSIVPDVETILSANGKNLIGKAWDNRYGCVAVIEMLETLKDVDLPFHLVAGANVQEEVGLRGARPSTHKFKPDLFFAVDCSPADDLEGKKDTFGKLGEGFLVRIFDPGMIMLKRMREFVLDLAEEHEIPHQYFVSKGGTDAGAAHMMNDGIPSTVIGVPGRYIHTHQTMYRLSDYEAAKKMLITSMTTLTNEKINEIIYGK; translated from the coding sequence ATGGAAGAAAAAACATTCTCACTTATTAAAGAACTAACAGAGGTGCAAGGAACAAGCGGTTTTGAAGACGATGTTCGCGCCCTAATGAAGAAAAAAATGACGCCACTAGTAGATCGTATTGAGTACGATGGATTAGGCGGTATCTTTGGTATTAAAAAAAGTAAAAATCCTGAAGCTAAAACAGTAATGGTAGCGGCGCATATGGATGAAGTTGGTTTTATGTTAACGCAAATTATGGATAACGGTATGATGCGAGTTCAACCACTTGGCGGCTGGAATCCATACGTAGTATCAGCACAACGCTTCACGTTGAAAACACGTAAAGGTAACTACCCAATTGTTTCATCATCAGTACCACCGCATCTGTTACGTGGTTCAAATGGGCAAAGCAACGTTCAAGTGACAGATATTTTATTTGATGCAGGTTTTGAGTCAAAAGAAGAAGCGCTAGAATATGGTGTTCGTCAAGGAGATAGTATTGTTCCAGATGTTGAAACGATTCTATCAGCAAATGGAAAAAATTTAATTGGGAAAGCATGGGATAATCGTTACGGATGTGTCGCAGTTATTGAGATGCTTGAAACATTAAAAGACGTTGACTTACCATTCCATTTAGTTGCAGGTGCTAACGTTCAAGAAGAAGTTGGCTTACGTGGTGCACGTCCTTCTACACATAAATTTAAGCCAGATTTATTCTTTGCTGTTGATTGCTCACCTGCCGATGATTTAGAAGGTAAAAAAGATACATTTGGTAAATTAGGTGAAGGTTTCTTAGTTCGAATTTTTGACCCAGGTATGATCATGTTAAAACGTATGCGTGAATTCGTACTAGATTTAGCAGAAGAACACGAAATTCCACATCAATACTTTGTATCAAAAGGTGGAACAGATGCTGGTGCGGCTCACATGATGAATGATGGCATTCCAAGTACTGTAATTGGTGTGCCAGGACGTTATATTCATACTCATCAAACAATGTATCGCTTATCAGATTATGAAGCAGCTAAAAAAATGTTAATTACTTCAATGACAACATTGACTAACGAAAAAATTAACGAAATTATTTATGGAAAGTAG
- a CDS encoding MetQ/NlpA family ABC transporter substrate-binding protein: MKKILLLLSSLAMLLGGCASKNTSEEQSKEQDLKVIKVASQMESVADILEIANKEAEKEGYTIEMVRVNDNVQYNKLLNDKEVDANLAQHEPFMQDFNEAYKGNLVIAQPVYDAKVGYYSKEYKTIEDIPNDKKVAIPNDASNQGRALAILDEKGLIKLKDGVSFEGTVKDIVENPKNFEFKEIDLVNLASAYDEADMALVYNYPTYLKKINLTPEDAILLEEPNDNHFAISLVAREDNVDSEAIQVLKKAVASDGVRDYLENEENSVSLIPSF, translated from the coding sequence ATGAAAAAAATATTATTATTATTATCAAGTTTAGCAATGTTATTAGGAGGATGCGCAAGCAAAAATACATCTGAAGAGCAAAGTAAAGAGCAAGATCTAAAAGTGATCAAAGTTGCGTCTCAGATGGAATCTGTTGCAGATATTTTAGAAATTGCGAATAAAGAAGCTGAAAAAGAAGGTTACACCATTGAAATGGTACGAGTAAATGATAATGTACAATACAATAAATTATTGAATGACAAAGAAGTGGATGCTAATTTAGCCCAACATGAGCCATTCATGCAAGATTTCAATGAAGCTTACAAAGGAAATTTAGTGATTGCACAACCAGTTTATGATGCAAAAGTGGGTTATTATTCAAAAGAGTATAAAACAATTGAAGACATTCCAAACGATAAAAAAGTCGCTATTCCAAACGATGCATCTAATCAAGGAAGAGCCTTAGCTATTCTTGATGAAAAAGGATTGATCAAACTAAAAGATGGCGTATCATTTGAAGGAACAGTGAAAGATATTGTTGAAAATCCAAAGAATTTTGAATTCAAAGAAATCGACTTAGTAAACTTAGCATCTGCTTATGATGAAGCAGATATGGCATTGGTTTATAACTATCCAACTTATTTGAAAAAAATTAATTTAACTCCTGAGGATGCTATTTTATTAGAAGAACCAAACGATAATCATTTTGCTATTAGCTTGGTTGCTAGAGAAGATAATGTGGATTCAGAAGCTATTCAAGTATTAAAAAAAGCTGTAGCAAGCGATGGTGTGCGTGATTATTTAGAAAATGAAGAGAACAGTGTGTCTTTAATTCCATCATTTTAA
- a CDS encoding PepSY domain-containing protein codes for MTQNKNNALIGWGLLGAAAIGVVGGVLANKKYQETKNLSPEAILEIVKEHFLSEGPIEGSWINYTQEQLQKFAVTYTTYTGGITRKEGDETIQYEFIADAKTGSILDVYPL; via the coding sequence ATGACACAAAACAAAAACAATGCACTCATTGGCTGGGGATTACTTGGAGCTGCTGCTATTGGTGTTGTTGGTGGCGTATTAGCAAATAAAAAATACCAAGAAACCAAAAACTTATCACCTGAAGCTATCTTAGAAATTGTAAAAGAACATTTCCTAAGTGAGGGGCCTATTGAAGGCTCATGGATTAACTATACACAAGAACAATTGCAAAAATTTGCAGTCACTTATACAACCTATACAGGAGGTATCACACGAAAAGAAGGCGATGAAACAATTCAATACGAATTCATCGCAGATGCTAAGACAGGTAGTATCTTAGACGTTTATCCCCTATAA
- a CDS encoding thioredoxin family protein: MIKPTSLEHLAELINTGKHVLFFTANWCGDCVFIKPHLPEIMANFPELSFVEVDRDQFLDACIKMNVMGIPSFIIVDKGQELGRFVSKDRKTKAEVIEFITPFY, encoded by the coding sequence ATGATTAAACCAACCAGTTTAGAACACTTGGCTGAATTAATTAATACTGGGAAACATGTGTTGTTTTTTACTGCTAATTGGTGTGGAGATTGCGTATTTATCAAACCACATTTACCAGAGATTATGGCTAATTTTCCTGAGTTATCATTTGTCGAAGTAGATCGTGATCAGTTTTTAGATGCCTGCATCAAAATGAATGTTATGGGGATTCCAAGTTTTATTATTGTAGATAAAGGGCAAGAACTCGGAAGATTCGTTAGCAAGGATCGTAAAACTAAAGCGGAAGTTATCGAGTTCATCACACCCTTTTACTAA
- a CDS encoding methionine ABC transporter permease, with protein sequence MKEIIDVFNTYRVELFTACAQTGLMLLVSMTVALLIGLPMGTLIFLGKTDQLKHPAMKFLSKLAIVYVDVVRSFPFLLLVVALIPFTRLVLGTSFGTGAASLPLSFVAVAQYGRMVEQSLLDVPVETIALAKSLGATLRQFIFNFLYVEARSSLVLSFTTVTIGMVSYSTIMGVVGGGGIGDFAIRYGYQSYEFILMYLTIVLMIVMVVMIQLLGSFVSKKIDKRR encoded by the coding sequence ATGAAAGAAATAATCGATGTCTTTAATACGTACCGAGTTGAATTATTTACCGCCTGTGCGCAAACCGGTTTAATGTTGCTCGTGTCGATGACGGTAGCACTTTTGATTGGACTACCGATGGGGACCTTAATTTTCTTAGGGAAAACCGATCAATTAAAACATCCTGCGATGAAATTTTTATCCAAATTAGCGATTGTCTACGTTGATGTGGTCCGTTCATTTCCATTTTTATTACTAGTGGTGGCATTAATTCCTTTTACACGGTTAGTACTTGGAACCTCATTTGGAACAGGCGCAGCTTCACTCCCACTCTCATTTGTGGCGGTGGCTCAGTACGGTCGGATGGTTGAACAATCACTACTGGATGTGCCAGTCGAAACGATTGCTTTAGCCAAATCTCTTGGAGCAACCTTACGTCAATTTATTTTTAATTTCTTATACGTGGAAGCCCGTTCGAGTTTAGTCTTGAGTTTTACAACTGTGACAATTGGAATGGTGTCTTATTCAACCATTATGGGAGTCGTAGGTGGTGGAGGGATTGGGGACTTTGCTATTCGTTATGGTTATCAATCTTATGAATTTATTCTGATGTATTTAACCATTGTCTTAATGATTGTGATGGTCGTGATGATTCAATTATTGGGTTCATTTGTTTCAAAAAAAATAGATAAAAGAAGATGA
- a CDS encoding ATP-binding cassette domain-containing protein, which produces MLITKYGKKREWLLCLLCMMLDACQGLIFAYIVSGFTKAATNKDLVLFKQILFVGAILLIGFAIINYSTKLTKVKLIQTINESLKTRVMAVLLNNRQIETSEGLSFLTNDLKQLETNGFLVEIQAFSCLFKVVISIAGALLFDVKMTIVYIVGALLPLIVGKFTKGSISRASKSWQAANQCYVSTIKDTLSGLTTIRTYHVSPFMQKRMNKVTHDLEKSFAQMTKKVALSDIFVYFISWFSGLLLPFALGVYLTIKGQLEFAVFMGVLQLSNNFVYPLIELMQLKNQKATTTSIQETLNQFLDKEEPIEQDSANEIYAINESMVFESLIISDGEVKQDNLLLMPQTSLEVRAGEKILITAPSGFGKSTLLKTLQGQKQLSSGSYQINQLQSQSYPDTKLQSFFSYIQQTPYLFEGTLRFNVTLGEDYSDEALEHVIEQVGLADVVAEKGWDYLLGEGQGDLSGGQIQRLEIARALLRKRPVLLIDEGTSALDKQTSLTIRDIINAYPGTVIEVGHKLSTEEQRGFDRVIPLDKQAREAS; this is translated from the coding sequence ATGTTAATTACTAAATATGGGAAGAAAAGAGAATGGTTGCTTTGTTTATTATGTATGATGTTAGATGCTTGTCAGGGCTTAATTTTTGCTTATATTGTCAGTGGTTTTACTAAGGCAGCGACCAATAAAGATTTAGTCTTGTTTAAACAAATTTTGTTTGTAGGTGCAATTTTGCTGATTGGATTTGCTATTATCAACTATTCGACGAAATTAACAAAGGTGAAATTAATTCAAACGATTAATGAGTCCTTGAAAACACGAGTGATGGCGGTGTTGTTAAATAATCGCCAAATAGAAACTAGCGAAGGTTTGTCATTTTTAACCAATGATTTGAAACAGTTAGAAACAAACGGCTTCTTAGTCGAAATTCAAGCATTCTCTTGTCTGTTTAAAGTAGTAATTTCAATTGCAGGGGCCTTACTTTTTGATGTTAAGATGACAATTGTCTATATAGTGGGTGCCTTGCTTCCTCTAATTGTTGGCAAGTTTACGAAAGGTTCAATCTCTCGTGCTAGCAAGAGCTGGCAAGCAGCTAACCAGTGCTATGTTAGTACTATTAAAGATACATTATCAGGTTTAACAACTATTCGAACGTATCATGTGTCTCCTTTTATGCAAAAAAGAATGAACAAAGTTACACATGATTTAGAAAAAAGTTTTGCTCAGATGACCAAAAAGGTAGCTCTTTCAGACATTTTTGTTTATTTCATCTCATGGTTTTCTGGCCTTTTACTGCCTTTTGCTTTAGGTGTTTATTTAACTATTAAAGGACAACTTGAATTTGCTGTTTTCATGGGTGTTTTACAGTTGTCGAATAACTTTGTGTATCCGTTGATTGAGCTCATGCAGTTAAAAAATCAAAAAGCAACGACTACTTCGATACAAGAGACATTAAATCAGTTTTTGGATAAAGAAGAACCAATCGAGCAAGATAGCGCCAATGAAATATATGCTATTAATGAGTCGATGGTGTTTGAGTCGTTAATCATTAGTGATGGAGAAGTTAAGCAAGACAATTTGCTTTTAATGCCACAAACGTCATTAGAAGTTCGGGCAGGTGAAAAAATATTAATTACTGCTCCTTCAGGATTTGGTAAAAGTACGTTGTTAAAGACGCTACAAGGTCAGAAACAATTATCTTCAGGAAGCTATCAAATCAATCAACTGCAGAGCCAGTCCTATCCTGACACTAAACTTCAATCATTTTTCAGCTATATTCAGCAAACACCATATCTTTTTGAAGGGACACTTCGATTCAATGTAACGCTTGGCGAAGATTATTCAGACGAGGCGCTTGAGCATGTCATCGAACAAGTTGGGTTAGCGGATGTCGTTGCTGAAAAGGGCTGGGATTATTTATTAGGTGAAGGGCAAGGGGATTTGTCAGGTGGGCAAATTCAACGGTTAGAAATTGCTAGAGCTTTATTAAGGAAGCGTCCGGTTTTATTAATTGATGAAGGGACTTCTGCACTAGACAAACAAACTTCGTTAACAATTCGTGATATAATTAACGCTTATCCTGGTACAGTAATTGAAGTCGGGCATAAATTAAGTACAGAAGAACAACGTGGCTTTGATCGTGTGATACCACTTGATAAACAAGCAAGAGAAGCAAGTTAG
- a CDS encoding methionine ABC transporter ATP-binding protein: MIELKNISKIYQQNQKSITALNSVSLHIKPNEFFGLVGESGSGKSTLLKLMNRLEVPTSGDILINGQSLNQMNEQEVRKMVQKTAMIFQQFNLLQNQTVKQNVKLPLKLQGKSDDKLVANVLEFVGMTPYQDKYPVQLSGGQKQRVAIARALVTKPDILLCDEPTSALDSQNSFEVMKLLKQVQTEFGTTVIFVSHELPLIKQWCERAGIMEKGNLLAVIEVEPEEVVTQSANYYEQVVEYLQ; this comes from the coding sequence GTGATTGAATTGAAAAATATCTCAAAAATATATCAGCAGAATCAAAAAAGTATAACAGCTTTAAATTCTGTATCGCTCCACATTAAACCTAATGAATTTTTTGGCTTAGTTGGTGAGAGTGGTTCGGGAAAATCAACTTTATTGAAGTTAATGAATCGCTTAGAAGTCCCCACTTCAGGTGATATTTTGATAAATGGTCAATCATTGAATCAAATGAATGAGCAAGAAGTAAGAAAAATGGTTCAAAAGACGGCGATGATTTTTCAACAATTTAATCTGTTGCAAAATCAAACGGTCAAGCAGAACGTGAAGTTACCATTGAAATTACAGGGGAAATCCGATGATAAGTTAGTTGCTAATGTCTTGGAATTTGTCGGAATGACACCGTATCAGGACAAGTATCCGGTGCAACTGAGCGGTGGGCAAAAACAACGAGTCGCCATTGCCAGAGCGTTAGTGACGAAACCAGATATTTTATTGTGTGACGAACCGACCTCGGCGCTTGACTCACAGAATAGCTTTGAAGTCATGAAGCTCCTTAAGCAAGTGCAGACGGAATTCGGCACGACCGTGATTTTTGTCAGCCATGAGTTGCCGTTAATAAAACAATGGTGCGAGCGCGCAGGTATCATGGAAAAAGGTAATTTGTTAGCGGTGATTGAAGTAGAACCTGAAGAGGTTGTCACACAATCAGCGAATTATTATGAACAAGTTGTGGAGTATTTACAATGA
- a CDS encoding Rgg/GadR/MutR family transcriptional regulator: MKTYGEVFHYLRTNKGMKLKELADEQLSISLIAQFEKNQSKLSYDRFIRLMNKLEVSLEEIQTLLEQSTIEKSYEDILMTEYQNITNSVVGYDKELFFHIHQQLIQKSQEIFTYLQKHPSLRLAHYYQFVLINNQMWYELTSHDKQLRLSYCQTKVQSYLSPIIRYLLSVDNWGVYEISLMNRFAIAMPIDLLMKLMNQATKRAKCYLDFPGNQEMIFNVFLTCFSVSLNLDAFDESKLILKKIRDHLKINPDTRYAMRLMFYESLLQNRMGNNQEGERLFQQLIETYNLIGLPELGKKITEERKNMEYAEKEGAFSVYIYIV; the protein is encoded by the coding sequence ATGAAAACTTATGGTGAGGTATTTCATTATTTACGAACAAATAAGGGAATGAAACTTAAAGAACTAGCAGACGAACAACTATCTATTTCACTCATTGCCCAATTTGAAAAAAATCAATCTAAATTATCTTATGACCGCTTTATTCGGTTAATGAACAAATTAGAGGTTTCTTTAGAAGAAATACAGACTCTTTTAGAACAATCTACTATAGAAAAGAGCTATGAAGATATATTAATGACAGAGTATCAAAATATAACAAATAGTGTGGTCGGTTACGACAAAGAGTTATTTTTTCATATACATCAGCAATTAATACAAAAATCACAAGAAATTTTTACATATTTACAAAAGCACCCTAGTTTACGTTTAGCTCATTATTACCAATTTGTATTAATTAATAATCAGATGTGGTATGAACTTACTTCACATGACAAACAACTGAGATTAAGTTATTGCCAAACAAAAGTACAATCCTATTTATCACCTATTATCCGATACTTACTTTCGGTAGATAACTGGGGAGTATATGAAATTTCGTTAATGAATCGTTTTGCCATCGCTATGCCCATTGATTTACTAATGAAATTAATGAATCAAGCAACTAAAAGAGCCAAATGTTATCTAGATTTTCCAGGAAATCAAGAAATGATTTTCAATGTTTTTTTGACTTGTTTTTCAGTATCTTTAAACTTGGATGCATTTGATGAATCCAAACTCATTCTCAAAAAAATAAGAGACCATCTAAAAATAAATCCAGATACACGTTACGCTATGCGTTTAATGTTTTATGAATCACTCTTACAAAACAGAATGGGGAATAATCAAGAAGGCGAACGACTTTTCCAACAACTGATAGAAACCTATAATCTAATAGGATTACCTGAACTAGGAAAAAAAATAACAGAAGAACGAAAAAATATGGAATACGCAGAAAAGGAAGGAGCATTTTCCGTCTATATTTATATTGTTTGA